A region of the Cucurbita pepo subsp. pepo cultivar mu-cu-16 chromosome LG14, ASM280686v2, whole genome shotgun sequence genome:
ATTCAATCGAGAAATTTGCGAAAGGTTAAATCGTTCTTCCTTCCTAATTGAAACTCTTAAAGTGCGTTCGTTTATAACTAGTAACATACCTCCAACAACTGAAGCTCTTCGGACGCTTGCTTCAAAGGATCCAACACAACCTCCGGGTCTTTAGAAACTGTTCGATGAGAAAATTCAGCCAAGACAAAGTTCATTTTTTGAAGTATGGTTCTATAAggggaaaatgaaatattgcAGGTAAGAATTTCTAAGAACGATTACGACCATGTCAGGAGTACCTGAAAAGCTTGGACTACAGAGGTAGCATTTCGCTTCGACTATAAAAGCACGAGCTCGGAGCTCCAAACCTCCATGACCAAGAATCATCGGGAAAGCTCCATGTAAAAGATTCAAAGCCCTTTTTGAATGGCTAGGCCCAAGTGAGAGCCATAACTCGGCAATTGTCAGAGTGGCTGATGCTTTTAGAAGATCAAGGTTAAATGACTGGCAAAAGGAAAGGCTTGCCAAAGCATAAGGAAGACCTACAACAGCATTGCCTGATTTCTGGAGGGAAGGGAGTCAATAAGGACTTTATACTGgcttatgaaaagaaaatgaacgcacacaatttattttcttatcacAAAATGGTGGTTAAAAAACACACGATCTTTAAGTTTACCTTGTGTATTTCAGCCagcaaaagaagaacagaagCATTCTGGACCTGTAGATTATATTTATAACACAAACAGAAAAGGGAGTGTGCTACACGAGCTGCCTGCaagaataataacaataatagtCACTTCTAAGGCAATTTAGGgagaaagaaatcaagaaattgaGAGATATGTCATAAAATAAGCTGTGCTACTGTTTTTCCAAAGAATTGGATATCTTTTCCATATAACTTCCCCAATACAAGAACTATAGAATTGATGTTCgcaaaataatatgatatgttcCCACAATTTGCTGAAACAGAACTATTTCTACACAACCAAACATGGAAACATCAGCTTAGTTTCAGAAGTTCTAACCTCACTGAACTGGTTTGCTGCAAGCAATGTTCGAGCATGACGAAAACTCGCCTCTGTCTTCAGATCCAAATCCACACCAGTAACAGATGAGGCTAGAACCCCAATTTCATTACAAGCCTGCTGGGCAAGCTTCAAACAACCTCTAATGGAAGGATACGAAAAATTTAGTAAAGGTAATAACTAGGCAAACGGTAAATAATCATCATATCACTAGAGATTACCTGTGTAGAGCATGCTCGTGAACGAGCTGTAACTTTAATAGTAAAATCCGTGACTTTGAGAGCGACAAGAACTTCTCTTCTGCTACTTTAAGTGCACTAAAGGCCTCTGTTAAAGGAAAAGCACAGAGTTATAAATCATGACCACCATATGCACCTCATGGTACGGGAGAGCATGTCCAAGTGTCAGTTTGTTCGTGCATGTGCAATCACAAAGCAGGAGGGGGTGGCTAAGCTACCTTGCCAACATAATGGTAACTTGATGCCTTATTACAGGTAGAGAAATAGTAAATGAAATGTGTCAATGAAGCATTTTCCCTGACCTTTGTATCCTTTAAAAATTGCCAAATGTTGTATGAGTTTCACATACGCCAATGATGCATCAGATGAACTATATGACCCcaaaaagaaacgaaaggtctttaacaattttaatgaagaataatttagaatattaaaaaataccttatAAGTTAGAAATTACCTTGATGCGTCTGCAAAACAAGTTGCATAAAGAAGGGCGTTTATTCGTGCAAGAGGAGCACTGAAATGGCCAGGGCAGAAAAATGGTCAGGCAGCAAAACAATTGCAGACTGAATAATTATTTCGAGGGATTGGGGAACAAACAggaagagaaaattaaaataacacatAGAATtgctaaaattaaattcaattacaACCAGtagttaaaattaaagtaCGGGAGCAGAGATAATAATCTGAGTTTTGCAATTTGATCTACAAAATATACAaacacgcacacgcacacaAAAGTACTATAAGAGAGAGAGGCCCTTGTTAAGATCACCTGCCATATAGCTCAGCGGCACTTGCTCGTAACAAGTATGAAGAGCCTAATAACTGTAAGACAGATCCAGGAATTGAGGTGGGTTGTGCAAAAAATGGTAATTCACTCGAGTTATTCCCCGATTCAGGGTCTCTAGACAATACATGTGAACCCGCAGGCTTTTGTAAATTCTTAAGCCATGTAGTGCTAAAGGATCCATCTGTTGTCTTTGTAGAACTTTCAGTGCCATATTGacaaattaaatgattacTCAACCTTAACTCCTGTCAGAATTAAATGCAAGTATCagaataaaatagaaaataatatccTCCTCAATAGATATAGACACACACATAAATCTACATGAAGATAAtccttttttccatttaaaaaaataaataaataatgaaaataataatttaaacaaagtaTCTAGTAATGGAAACAATGAAAGATAATCATTGTGTTAAACGTTACCTTACAGACACTTATTGGAGAAGTTCTAAGCTTTGAAGAAGCTCTTGGACCAAATGACAGAAGAGGTCTTTGCACATGCTGCAAATAATTTACAACCCGCCAATAGTTAATGAATAAGGAGATTTCCCTACTCTCTCAGTACGTTCAACATGAATAAGTAAGCACTGATTTTTTTCAGTCATAGCACACAGCAGACAGGTATAAGGAATCCACACTGTTTCAGTGAATCAGAAAAAACAATCCCCACTAGCAATCAATAAAACTAGTATTTGGACTTAACAGTAGCCAACAACCGAATAAATAGGGtgtcctgtttttttttttttttttcctatccCGGAAATGTTGGGAATGTACTCGtagaaaaataacttttaagaAATATCTCTCAAGTCTGCTTTATTTTCCTTATCTTTCAGAATTCCTCCAGTGTGGTTGCAacccaaagaaaataatacaattTAGTCAGTTTGGCCAAGTAGGGTCAGTCAATTCagttttatgttaatttttaaaagaacaaaaaatttagttattcGGTCGGTGTTAGTTTTGGTTGGCTTAGTCGGTTAAAGTGATTTATAGTTGGTTTCAGTTGGTTTAACTGGATTTTTTTGGAggttgttttggtttttgaaagtCATAAAGGCAGAAGCATGAGGTGAACTGGTAATACCAATACGCAAACCATGTgtacaaaataaacataaattaacAGAAAGAATCTATAAAATGCAAAGTTGTTACCATCAAATGAAATTTAGCCATAGCAAGATGGTTGGAGGCTACTAATCGTTTCAACTTCAAACTTTCAGCTCTTCTTAGAGACTCCGTCAAAAGCACAAACAATTGTTGTTGGACAGATAGTGAAATTCCCATGCTCATTAAAGGTGAATAGGATGACCCGAGTATTCCACTAGTGCGTGAGAAACCACTTTCAGATAACAAATTTCCTATAGCTGCTAAGGTATATGTGAGGCATGTATCGTTGCTTTGCTGCAAAGAATATTCGAAGTTTAGATATGATCATGCCTTTAAATATCTATCTCATATAGAGAAGTCAAAGATTCACTCCGAAATTATCTAAGTGAATTCATTAGTTTGTTCTTTAGAGCTCCAAGACTATTTCCTCCATATCAATACTTAGAGAATCATAAATGCAAATGAAATTTACCTGTTGCGATACATGGACTGCTTCAGTCAAAACCTGACGAttatccaaaaaaacaaaacgaatAACTATTAGTTAACTAGAGCaacataaaatattcatttgcTAAAATTCTAGCCTCGTGATTAGAGAAGATACTTGAATATTGGTAATTGGTGGAAAAGAGAAACTGACCTCTAAAGCTTGCTTTGGATGCCCGAAGTGAACATGCATCATCCCTAAACATAATAAAGCAATTTCATATCTACCAAAGCTGTTGCAGCCAGATCCAGGAGGGACAAAATCAAATCCTTCAGTCCCTGCACTTTTGTGGCAAAAGTCAAgggaaagaaataagaaaaaagttcGGACATAGNcccccccaaaaaaaaaaaaatgtttcattgcatcctttttaataattgaaactCCCCGTCATTTATATACTTCTCCCCCATCCCCTAGCCTTCATTCTGACAGACGACAGTATGTCCAAAGGCTAGAAGGTGAGAAAAGATAACAGAAGAgcaatgtgaaagaaaatgttCATTTTATTGATAATAGTTCTCCATATTAAACAATGCATTATATCTCTTCACTCAAAGGAAAGAGTGATCATATTGGCTAGGGAAATCATCAACTAACCTATGAAAGGAAAAGGCATTGTTAGTTGCTTACCTGTAGTCGAAATAGCGGTGGACATTTTCCAAAGCAGAAAAATAATCATCATGAGAAAGGGTGTTCAAATAACGCAGAAAGTGAACCTGCATCCGATTTCAACCGAGATAAATAGGGCAGTTCACATGttaaaagaaatctaatataGTAAATAATCATGAAAATATTGGAAAAAGATTCAATTACTCGATGGAGTTCAGGTGCCATTTTTTGGAGCTGTTTAAGAACCATTTCAAAAGCATTCAGAGAAAATAAGCTTCCAAGCCTGcaccaatttttaaaattcgatTAGTGTTATAGCAAGGAACAACATTTTCTGGGTTGATTAAGCATATTTACTCTTacttttcaattgtttcagcTTGTGCATCTAAGTAGCCTTGCATCTGCCAATTTGTCCTCAGGAATGCACCACCACTGGGATCCATATCTCTCGAGGTATTGCAAAGATTGTGAGAGTAGGAAAAAGCTTCTTTAGCTTTATTGCTAGTTTTGCACTTCGGGAAAGAAGGAACATCAACATCtgtaattttgagaaatacaGATTAATAACTATGATAAGAagcttaaattatttaattctatgGGAAATTTGAGGAGTTGCAAAAATTAGTAGCCACTTCCATAAGATTGTGAGAGAGTTGGGGCATCTCAGATTAAGTTTATGTATGCGGGGAAGCTAATGGGTCTGCAGACCCTAAGTAGTTGATGATATAAGCACCGAAACTCAGCCCTCTCAAATGTATGAGAATTTTAtaaccattttcttccttataGCTTAATTCAGTACTAAATTGGTGTAAATTTGAGCCAAGTCATAATTACATATGGACTTGGCAAGAAGATGtagaaaggaaacaaaaaaaattgagatgatcccaaaaaaaaaatccagctTGTCTCTTCTCCATTGAAGATTCTACTATTCCCTTCAAATCAAAGCCTCTAAAGAATAGAATTCACAGCATTAGACCATAAGATACCAGTTTTATCTTTGAAGGGACCACCTGCAGTAAGCTGGAACCTAAAAGAAGGCATTAatatcgttcttctttgaaggaaacaaaatatagTAAGGACCAAAATGATGAGAACATATCAAATATCCTTACTTACAAAGTATAGTAAGGACCAAAatatcgttcttctttgagagAACCGAATTGGCAAGAGTTGACCTCCCTCTTCTTTGAGGGCAAATGTTGAGAACATatcaaaagaattaaatttctcaTAAGCTGACAACTTAGGATTAGGTTTTGGGGTGTTTAATATGTTAGTCAAACATGCAATACTAAGTTCAAATCCTTGCGGCATTTCTTCCTATGTGCGTTTTGTTATTTCACATATTGATTCTCAAGACAAAGGGTTCTAAATTAGACTAAAGGATTACATTTATCCTAATCCAACCGTTCACTAACTTTAATCTGGTCAAGGCATTGAGCTCAAGTTGAGGTTTTCCTCCTCTTACCtgtatattttttcttacaCGACAAAATAGACTGCTTGTACAGgaaaccaaaattttgaagcaGAAGGCCTTTTGATGGAGCTTACAAAAAGCCGTCCAAACAAAAGCATAGAGCAACAATGCTATAATACACAAAAGAATTTAAGAGAGCAAagaacctaaaattttaaagcaagCCAAAGTTGGTTCCCGATGAAAtttgtttcccttttttcATCTAAAAGTTAACTAGTTCCTCCAAAACCAATTTTGCTATAGCAGTAATGTACATCATTCCCCACTATAACACGTGGGAAAGATATGAATGAGTGAAGACGAAGGAATCAataaatggaaacaaaaaaaaatgataaatagaGTTTAAACTCTCGAGAAAATTATTCGAATGACATAGAAATATTTGCGATCATTTATACACatggtttatttaattttccaagTTGTCTTTTCATATAAAGAACCAATGAGTAAACAACATGTGCCTGTACCTTCAACCAATCCAGAAAGTGCTTCGGACATatggaaatgaaaagaaatgcCCTGAGTGCTCCTTTTttttgcttcaatttcttcattaaCCTTTTCAAAAACAAGATTCTCCAGGTCCATATTTTCATATTCCGGCAATGTCTCCAAATCATTCCTAGTATCATCTACTTCAGATGCTCCATAGGAACAACTTGAAAGAGTTTCTTTGCTATACATT
Encoded here:
- the LOC111810661 gene encoding anaphase-promoting complex subunit 5, encoding MVGIFKSLGGFAVTPHKVSVCILLQIFAPQAKTSVPFSFSSVAQHNRLGLFLLALTKSCDDILEPKLEELINQLREVGGLLDHWLIDHLTSRLSSLASPDDLFNFFNEMRGILGGSDSGVMEDDQIVLDPNSNLGMFLRRCVLAFNVLSFEGVCHLLTNIGMYSKETLSSCSYGASEVDDTRNDLETLPEYENMDLENLVFEKVNEEIEAKKRSTQGISFHFHMSEALSGLVEDVDVPSFPKCKTSNKAKEAFSYSHNLCNTSRDMDPSGGAFLRTNWQMQGYLDAQAETIEKLGSLFSLNAFEMVLKQLQKMAPELHRVHFLRYLNTLSHDDYFSALENVHRYFDYSAGTEGFDFVPPGSGCNSFGRYEIALLCLGMMHVHFGHPKQALEVLTEAVHVSQQQSNDTCLTYTLAAIGNLLSESGFSRTSGILGSSYSPLMSMGISLSVQQQLFVLLTESLRRAESLKLKRLVASNHLAMAKFHLMHVQRPLLSFGPRASSKLRTSPISVCKELRLSNHLICQYGTESSTKTTDGSFSTTWLKNLQKPAGSHVLSRDPESGNNSSELPFFAQPTSIPGSVLQLLGSSYLLRASAAELYGSAPLARINALLYATCFADASSSSDASLAYVKLIQHLAIFKGYKEAFSALKVAEEKFLSLSKSRILLLKLQLVHEHALHRGCLKLAQQACNEIGVLASSVTGVDLDLKTEASFRHARTLLAANQFSEAARVAHSLFCLCYKYNLQVQNASVLLLLAEIHKKSGNAVVGLPYALASLSFCQSFNLDLLKASATLTIAELWLSLGPSHSKRALNLLHGAFPMILGHGGLELRARAFIVEAKCYLCSPSFSVSKDPEVVLDPLKQASEELQLLEYHEMAAEAFYLMAMVFDKLGRLDEREEAADSFKKHIMALENPEETDSSLLNVS